The Saccopteryx leptura isolate mSacLep1 chromosome 2, mSacLep1_pri_phased_curated, whole genome shotgun sequence genome has a window encoding:
- the FBXO21 gene encoding F-box only protein 21 isoform X2, with product MAEAAVDNPMEVVQALADETMPEAAELSCLVSLPGELLEYILCSGSLTAADISRVASTCRRLRELCQSSGKVWKEQFRVRWPSLMKHYSPTDYVNWLEEYKVRQKAGSEARKIVASFSQRFFSEHVPCNGFSDIENLEGPEIFFEDELVCILNMEGRKALTWKYYAKKILYYLRQQKILNNLKTFLQHSDDYESYLEGAVFIDQYCNPLSEISLKDIQAQIGSIAELVRKTLRGINSRHPSLSFKAGESSMIMEIELQSQVLDAMNYVLYDQLKFKGNRMDYYNALNLYMHQVLTRRTGIPISMSLLYMTIARQLGVPLEPVNFPSHFLLRWCQAAEGAKLDIFDYIYIDAFGKGRQLTVKECEYLIGQHVTAALYGVVNVKKVLQRMVGNLLSLGKREGIDQSYQLLRDSLDLYLAMYPDQVQLLLLQARLYFHLGIWPEKVLDILQHIQTLDPGQHGAVGYLVQHTLEHIERKKEDIGVEVKLRSDEKHRDVCYSIGLIMKHKRYGYNCVIYGWDPTCMMGHEWIRNMNVHSLPHGHHQPFYNVLVEDGSCRYAAQENLEYNVEPQEISHPDVGRYFSEFTGTHYIPNAELELRYPEDLESVYETVQNIYSAKKESPE from the exons ATGGCGGAGGCAGCGGTCGACAACCCAATGGAGGTGGTGCAGGCGCTGGCGGACGAGACCATGCCCGAAGCCGCGGAACTCAGCTGCCTGGTCAGCCTCCCCGGAGAGCTGCTGGAGTACATCCTGTGCAGCGGCTCGCTGACGGCCGCGGACATAAGCCGCGTCGCCAGCACCTGCCGGAGGCTGCGCGAGCTGTGCCAGAGTAGCGGGAAGGTGTGGAAGGAGCAGTTCCGGGTGAG GTGGCCTTCCCTTATGAAACACTACAGCCCCACCGACTACGTCAATTGGTTGGAGGAGTATAAAGTTCGGCAAAAAGCTGGGTCAGAAGCCCGGAAGATTGTCGCCTCCTTTTCTCAGAGGTTCTTTTCTGAGCAC GTCCCTTGTAATGGTTTTAGTGACATTGAAAATCTTGAGGGACCAGAGATATTTTTTGAGGATGAACTGGTGTGTATCCTGAATATGGAAGGAAG gaaagctttgacctggaaataCTACGCCAAAAAGATCCTTTACTACCTACgacaacagaaaattttaaataatctcaAGACTTTCCTCCAGCATTCAGATGACTATGAATCATACCTGGAAG GTGCCGTGTTCATTGACCAGTACTGCAACCCTCTCTCAGAAATCAGCCTCAAGGATATCCAGGCCCAGATCGGCAGCATCGCAGAGCTTGTGCGCAAGACCCTCCGGGGCATCAACAGCCGCCACCCCAGCTTGTCCTTCAAGGCAG GTGAATCCTCCATGATAATGGAGATAGAACTCCAGAGCCAGGTGCTGGATGCCATGAACTATGTCCTTTACGACCAGCTGAAGTTCAAGGGGAACCGAATGGATTACTATAATGCCCTAAACTTATATATGCATCAG gTTTTGACCCGCAGAACAGGGATCCCAATCAGCATGTCTCTGCTCTACATGACAATTGCCCGGCAGTTGGGGGTCCCCCTGGAACCTGTCAACTTCCCAAGTCACTTCTTACTAAGGTGGTGCCAAGCCGCAGAAGG GGCCAAGCTGGACATCTTTGACTACATCTACATTGATGCCTTTGGGAAGGGCAGGCAGCTGACGGTGAAGGAGTGTGAATACTTGATCGGCCAGCACGTGACAGCGGCGCTGTACGGCGTGGTCAATGTCAAGAAGGTGCTCCAGCGAATGGTGGGAAACCTTTTAAGCCTGGGAAAGCG GGAAGGCATCGACCAGTCCTATCAGCTTCTGCGAGACTCACTGGACCTGTATTTGGCGATGTACCCGGACCAGgtgcagctcctcctcctccaagccAGGCTCTACTTCCACCTGGGAATCTGGCCGGAGAAG GTGCTTGACATCCTCCAGCACATCCAAACCCTGGACCCCGGGCAGCACGGGGCCGTGGGTTATTTGGTGCAGCACACTCTGGAGCACATTGAGCGCAAAAAGGAGGACATTGGCGTGGAGGTGAAACTCCGCTCCGATGAGAAGCACAGGGATGTTTGCTACTCCATTGGGCTCATTATGAAGCACAAGAG GTATGGCTATAACTGTGTGATCTATGGTTGGGACCCCACCTGTATGATGGGACACGAGTGGATTCGAAACATGAATGTCCACAGCCTGCCTCATGGCCACCATCAGCCTTTCTATAACGTTCTGGTGGAGGATGGTTCTTGCAGATACGCAGCCCAAG
- the FBXO21 gene encoding F-box only protein 21 isoform X1, with protein MAEAAVDNPMEVVQALADETMPEAAELSCLVSLPGELLEYILCSGSLTAADISRVASTCRRLRELCQSSGKVWKEQFRVRWPSLMKHYSPTDYVNWLEEYKVRQKAGSEARKIVASFSQRFFSEHVPCNGFSDIENLEGPEIFFEDELVCILNMEGRKALTWKYYAKKILYYLRQQKILNNLKTFLQHSDDYESYLEGAVFIDQYCNPLSEISLKDIQAQIGSIAELVRKTLRGINSRHPSLSFKAGESSMIMEIELQSQVLDAMNYVLYDQLKFKGNRMDYYNALNLYMHQVLTRRTGIPISMSLLYMTIARQLGVPLEPVNFPSHFLLRWCQAAEGAKLDIFDYIYIDAFGKGRQLTVKECEYLIGQHVTAALYGVVNVKKVLQRMVGNLLSLGKREGIDQSYQLLRDSLDLYLAMYPDQVQLLLLQARLYFHLGIWPEKSFCLVLKVLDILQHIQTLDPGQHGAVGYLVQHTLEHIERKKEDIGVEVKLRSDEKHRDVCYSIGLIMKHKRYGYNCVIYGWDPTCMMGHEWIRNMNVHSLPHGHHQPFYNVLVEDGSCRYAAQENLEYNVEPQEISHPDVGRYFSEFTGTHYIPNAELELRYPEDLESVYETVQNIYSAKKESPE; from the exons ATGGCGGAGGCAGCGGTCGACAACCCAATGGAGGTGGTGCAGGCGCTGGCGGACGAGACCATGCCCGAAGCCGCGGAACTCAGCTGCCTGGTCAGCCTCCCCGGAGAGCTGCTGGAGTACATCCTGTGCAGCGGCTCGCTGACGGCCGCGGACATAAGCCGCGTCGCCAGCACCTGCCGGAGGCTGCGCGAGCTGTGCCAGAGTAGCGGGAAGGTGTGGAAGGAGCAGTTCCGGGTGAG GTGGCCTTCCCTTATGAAACACTACAGCCCCACCGACTACGTCAATTGGTTGGAGGAGTATAAAGTTCGGCAAAAAGCTGGGTCAGAAGCCCGGAAGATTGTCGCCTCCTTTTCTCAGAGGTTCTTTTCTGAGCAC GTCCCTTGTAATGGTTTTAGTGACATTGAAAATCTTGAGGGACCAGAGATATTTTTTGAGGATGAACTGGTGTGTATCCTGAATATGGAAGGAAG gaaagctttgacctggaaataCTACGCCAAAAAGATCCTTTACTACCTACgacaacagaaaattttaaataatctcaAGACTTTCCTCCAGCATTCAGATGACTATGAATCATACCTGGAAG GTGCCGTGTTCATTGACCAGTACTGCAACCCTCTCTCAGAAATCAGCCTCAAGGATATCCAGGCCCAGATCGGCAGCATCGCAGAGCTTGTGCGCAAGACCCTCCGGGGCATCAACAGCCGCCACCCCAGCTTGTCCTTCAAGGCAG GTGAATCCTCCATGATAATGGAGATAGAACTCCAGAGCCAGGTGCTGGATGCCATGAACTATGTCCTTTACGACCAGCTGAAGTTCAAGGGGAACCGAATGGATTACTATAATGCCCTAAACTTATATATGCATCAG gTTTTGACCCGCAGAACAGGGATCCCAATCAGCATGTCTCTGCTCTACATGACAATTGCCCGGCAGTTGGGGGTCCCCCTGGAACCTGTCAACTTCCCAAGTCACTTCTTACTAAGGTGGTGCCAAGCCGCAGAAGG GGCCAAGCTGGACATCTTTGACTACATCTACATTGATGCCTTTGGGAAGGGCAGGCAGCTGACGGTGAAGGAGTGTGAATACTTGATCGGCCAGCACGTGACAGCGGCGCTGTACGGCGTGGTCAATGTCAAGAAGGTGCTCCAGCGAATGGTGGGAAACCTTTTAAGCCTGGGAAAGCG GGAAGGCATCGACCAGTCCTATCAGCTTCTGCGAGACTCACTGGACCTGTATTTGGCGATGTACCCGGACCAGgtgcagctcctcctcctccaagccAGGCTCTACTTCCACCTGGGAATCTGGCCGGAGAAG TCTTTTTGTCTCGTCTTGAAGGTGCTTGACATCCTCCAGCACATCCAAACCCTGGACCCCGGGCAGCACGGGGCCGTGGGTTATTTGGTGCAGCACACTCTGGAGCACATTGAGCGCAAAAAGGAGGACATTGGCGTGGAGGTGAAACTCCGCTCCGATGAGAAGCACAGGGATGTTTGCTACTCCATTGGGCTCATTATGAAGCACAAGAG GTATGGCTATAACTGTGTGATCTATGGTTGGGACCCCACCTGTATGATGGGACACGAGTGGATTCGAAACATGAATGTCCACAGCCTGCCTCATGGCCACCATCAGCCTTTCTATAACGTTCTGGTGGAGGATGGTTCTTGCAGATACGCAGCCCAAG
- the FBXO21 gene encoding F-box only protein 21 isoform X3 — MAEAAVDNPMEVVQALADETMPEAAELSCLVSLPGELLEYILCSGSLTAADISRVASTCRRLRELCQSSGKVWKEQFRVRWPSLMKHYSPTDYVNWLEEYKVRQKAGSEARKIVASFSQRFFSEHVPCNGFSDIENLEGPEIFFEDELVCILNMEGRKALTWKYYAKKILYYLRQQKILNNLKTFLQHSDDYESYLEGAVFIDQYCNPLSEISLKDIQAQIGSIAELVRKTLRGINSRHPSLSFKAGESSMIMEIELQSQVLDAMNYVLYDQLKFKGNRMDYYNALNLYMHQVLTRRTGIPISMSLLYMTIARQLGVPLEPVNFPSHFLLRWCQAAEGAKLDIFDYIYIDAFGKGRQLTVKECEYLIGQHVTAALYGVVNVKKVLQRMVGNLLSLGKREGIDQSYQLLRDSLDLYLAMYPDQVQLLLLQARLYFHLGIWPEKSFCLVLKVLDILQHIQTLDPGQHGAVGYLVQHTLEHIERKKEDIGVEVKLRSDEKHRDVCYSIGLIMKHKRYGYNCVIYGWDPTCMMGHEWIRNMNVHSLPHGHHQPFYNVLVEDGSCRYAAQGRRTVVTLWFASPRETAGASLENRKVLLLVWSCWGPCATTPLSPGCHLLPLCC, encoded by the exons ATGGCGGAGGCAGCGGTCGACAACCCAATGGAGGTGGTGCAGGCGCTGGCGGACGAGACCATGCCCGAAGCCGCGGAACTCAGCTGCCTGGTCAGCCTCCCCGGAGAGCTGCTGGAGTACATCCTGTGCAGCGGCTCGCTGACGGCCGCGGACATAAGCCGCGTCGCCAGCACCTGCCGGAGGCTGCGCGAGCTGTGCCAGAGTAGCGGGAAGGTGTGGAAGGAGCAGTTCCGGGTGAG GTGGCCTTCCCTTATGAAACACTACAGCCCCACCGACTACGTCAATTGGTTGGAGGAGTATAAAGTTCGGCAAAAAGCTGGGTCAGAAGCCCGGAAGATTGTCGCCTCCTTTTCTCAGAGGTTCTTTTCTGAGCAC GTCCCTTGTAATGGTTTTAGTGACATTGAAAATCTTGAGGGACCAGAGATATTTTTTGAGGATGAACTGGTGTGTATCCTGAATATGGAAGGAAG gaaagctttgacctggaaataCTACGCCAAAAAGATCCTTTACTACCTACgacaacagaaaattttaaataatctcaAGACTTTCCTCCAGCATTCAGATGACTATGAATCATACCTGGAAG GTGCCGTGTTCATTGACCAGTACTGCAACCCTCTCTCAGAAATCAGCCTCAAGGATATCCAGGCCCAGATCGGCAGCATCGCAGAGCTTGTGCGCAAGACCCTCCGGGGCATCAACAGCCGCCACCCCAGCTTGTCCTTCAAGGCAG GTGAATCCTCCATGATAATGGAGATAGAACTCCAGAGCCAGGTGCTGGATGCCATGAACTATGTCCTTTACGACCAGCTGAAGTTCAAGGGGAACCGAATGGATTACTATAATGCCCTAAACTTATATATGCATCAG gTTTTGACCCGCAGAACAGGGATCCCAATCAGCATGTCTCTGCTCTACATGACAATTGCCCGGCAGTTGGGGGTCCCCCTGGAACCTGTCAACTTCCCAAGTCACTTCTTACTAAGGTGGTGCCAAGCCGCAGAAGG GGCCAAGCTGGACATCTTTGACTACATCTACATTGATGCCTTTGGGAAGGGCAGGCAGCTGACGGTGAAGGAGTGTGAATACTTGATCGGCCAGCACGTGACAGCGGCGCTGTACGGCGTGGTCAATGTCAAGAAGGTGCTCCAGCGAATGGTGGGAAACCTTTTAAGCCTGGGAAAGCG GGAAGGCATCGACCAGTCCTATCAGCTTCTGCGAGACTCACTGGACCTGTATTTGGCGATGTACCCGGACCAGgtgcagctcctcctcctccaagccAGGCTCTACTTCCACCTGGGAATCTGGCCGGAGAAG TCTTTTTGTCTCGTCTTGAAGGTGCTTGACATCCTCCAGCACATCCAAACCCTGGACCCCGGGCAGCACGGGGCCGTGGGTTATTTGGTGCAGCACACTCTGGAGCACATTGAGCGCAAAAAGGAGGACATTGGCGTGGAGGTGAAACTCCGCTCCGATGAGAAGCACAGGGATGTTTGCTACTCCATTGGGCTCATTATGAAGCACAAGAG GTATGGCTATAACTGTGTGATCTATGGTTGGGACCCCACCTGTATGATGGGACACGAGTGGATTCGAAACATGAATGTCCACAGCCTGCCTCATGGCCACCATCAGCCTTTCTATAACGTTCTGGTGGAGGATGGTTCTTGCAGATACGCAGCCCAAG